One Setaria viridis chromosome 3, Setaria_viridis_v4.0, whole genome shotgun sequence DNA window includes the following coding sequences:
- the LOC117850368 gene encoding uncharacterized protein has product MATGSGVRVVNTEGRDEGDAYMAAAAAAAAAASAASAASSAASAAASAASAAASAAAASAAAASAAAADDDTDAADDDADADADDDTDADADDDTDAADDDADADDDTDAADDDADADAAAADAAPGGQPHEDEDGDATPPPPSLPRHTVDHRRPGPASWSPFFSRVRAALLIMGTAAAAAAARDLFPSMVQVPPLDSRPISAVPGVLPNLLEHQLVWSNIPRGGTSIVLSHAPGVVANLLEHQLVWSNIPRGGTSVALSQDPEIHVSPEALPVDQISPGLSAPPSLIMDDPVPRAMHHTRRGTSIAVLSDIQQSGTLASEPGPASATVGPWSASWAQGTIYFLNFMIVMVLFSAVVAMLQEP; this is encoded by the exons ATGGCGACCGGGAGTGGTGTCCGCGTCGTCAACACGGAGGGGCGGGACGAGGGCGACGCctacatggccgccgccgccgccgccgccgccgccgcctccgccgcctccgccgcctcctccgccgcctccgccgccgcctccgccgcctccgccgccgcctccgccgccgccgcctccgccgccgccgcctccgccgccgccgccgacgacgacaccgacgccgccgacgacgacgccgacgccgacgccgacgacgacaccgacgccgacgccgacgacgacaccgacgccgccgacgacgacgccgacgccgacgacgacaccgacgccgccgacgacgacgccgacgccgacgccgccgccgccgatgccgcgcCTGGGGGCCAGCCgcacgaggacgaggacggagacgcgacccctcctcctccctcgcttCCTCGCCACACCGTCGATCACCGCAGGCCGGGCCCGGCTTCTTGGAGCCCGTTCTTCTCGCGGGTGCGGGCGGCGCTCCTCATCATGggcacagccgccgccgcagccgccgcgcgcGACCTGTTCCCTTCCATGGTCCAGGTCCCGCCACTGGACTCCCGCCCCATCAGCGCCGTACCAG GGGTTTTACCAAACCTGCTTGAGCACCAGTTGGTGTGGTCCAACATCCCCCGTGGCGGAACCTCCATTGTACTATCCCATGCTCCGG GGGTTGTAGCAAACCTGCTTGAGCACCAGTTGGTGTGGTCCAACATCCCCCGTGGCGGGACCTCCGTCGCACTATCTCAGGATCCAG AAATTCATGTCAGTCCAGAGGCCTTGCCTGTAGATCAGATTTCTCCTG GACTTTCTGCCCCTCCCAGTCTCATCATGGATGATCCGGTGCCACGGGCTATGCATCATACTCGTAGAGGAACTTCAATTGCAGTGCTAAGTGACATCCAACAATCAG GTACACTGGCATCGGAGCCTGGGCCTGCATCAGCAACTGTAGGACCTTGGTCAGCCTCTTGGGCGCAAGGCACTATCTACTTCCTCAACTTCATGATAGTCATGGTACTTTTTTCAGCAGTGGTGGCTATGTTACAGGAGCCTTGA